Within the Pseudomonas fulva genome, the region CGCGATCGGGGTCGCCAGGCCAGGGGAAGAAACTCATGCCATCGGTGTTGTCACCGAACTGCAGCAGCTGTTCGGCCGCGCTGTTGCTGCCATCGCCCTTGAATGCCGGGCCGCCCTTCTGCAACGGCTGGCCCCAGCTGATCAGCGGGCGGAACGAATAGCCGGGCGGCAGGGTGATGGTATCGGTCGTGGAGGCCGCCAGGTTGGCGAAACCCAGCAGCGGGCTGGGGACCGTGGCACTGATCGAATCGGCCAGTACGCTACGGCTCAGCAAACCGCCGCCAAGAAACAGCGCCGCGCCGGTCAACGCCCCGGCACCGATGAAGCGGCGGCGGGAAAGGGTCAGGCGTTCGAGGTCGGTCAATTGATCATCATGCATCACGGCGCTCCTGCTCTCTTCTGATGCGCAGGGACGCTATGTCACTGATGTGACGCTTGCATGACAGCTGATGGTGCGCGTCTCCGTCACCAGGTTATCGACAGGCAGGCGATGTTCACAAATACGGTGATCCAATCTGTGGATAACCTGGTAATTCCCCGCCACAGGCCTTACGGAGAGGGCTTCTTGGAAAACTGTACAGAATCTGACCAGCAATCAACCTTTATTCACAGGAGCCTTGGATAAGATTCGTGAACAGCTGTGGATAAACCTTCAGATGCCTTGTATTCCGGGCCCTGAAGAATTGCGGATAGTTTTTGTACACGGGCATCCACGGCGATCCGCCCTGTTCCGAATCAGAAGCGTCGTGTACCGATCAGCTCGTCGAGTACCCGGGACGTTACCCGGAACATCACCGACATGTGGTCTTCGCCGGACTCGATCTGGAAATCACTGCGCAGCCCGTACTGCGAAAGAGCCTGCAAGCGCAGCTGCAGAGCACGGGCGTCCTGGATGCTCTGGGGTGCCTCGCGGTCACCGATCAACAAGGTGAGGCTGCTGTGGATAAGATTCAGCTGACCTGCGTGGGCCCGCTCGAAGAACGCCCGTTCAGGCGCCAGCAGGTAGCGATCACGCCACCACAGAGTCGGGCTGACCGCCACTACGTGCTGGAACAGCTCGGGCCGGGTGAACAGGGTGTAGATGCCGAACATCCCGCCAAAGGAGTGCCCGACCAGGCTGCGCTGATCCGGGTCGACCTTGAAGCGCTTGCCGACCTCGGGCATCAGCCGCTCCTCGATGAAGTCGAGGAACAGGTCCTGGCCACCCTGGGGCGGTGTGTTGCGCTCGACGGGCGGCGGCGGCGAGAGGTCGAATGCACGACGCCCGACGTCCAGCGGCGTGTCGCCTGGATAGCCGATGGCCACCAGAATCGATCCGCGCAGCCGCTTCTGGGCACGTTTGGCCGCGTGGAAAGCCGGAAAATAGGCATTGCCGTCGAGCAGGTAGATTACCGGGTAGCCGCCGGTGTAGGGCACGTCCCCCTCCGGCAGGCTGATCATGATGCGGTACTCGCGCCCCTCGGCGCTTTTCAGCATCCATTGCTCGGTGCCGTCCAGCACCACCGGCTCGGCCTGGGCGACCGCCAGGCTGCCCAGCAACAGCGCGCTGAGCACCGCAACCCGTACGCCGATCGCGATCACCAGCTATAGCTCAGGCTGGTGACCACGCTGCGCGCTTCGCCGCGGTAGCAATTGCTGTCCTGGCAATTGATATAGCGCTTGTCGGTCAGGTTGCGTGCATTGAGCGCCAGGCGCACACCATCCAGGCCACCGCCAAAGTCGTAGTGCACCCCGGCATCGATCAGGGTGTAGGCCTCGTTCTTCAGGGTGTTGTCACCGTTGCCATAGGTGCTGCCGGTATAACGGGCACCGCCCGAGACACCGAGCCCGAACGGCAGGCGGTAATCCAGCCACAGCGACGCCAGGTGGCGCGGTACGTTCTTCGGTGCCTTACCCTGGTAGTCGCTGTCCTTGCTGACCTCGGCGTCGTTGAAGCTGTAGCCGGCGGTCATGCGCAGGCTGTCGCTCAAGTCGGAGACCGCTTCGAGCTCGAGGCCGCGAGACACCTGCTCGCCGGTCTGCACCTGAAAGCTGCTGTTTGCCGGATCCCGGGTCACCACGTTGGTCTGGGTCAAGTGATACAACGAGGCCGTAAGCAGGGTGCTGGTGCCCGGCGGCTGGTACTTGAGGCCAACCTCGTACTGCTCGCCCTCGCTTGGGGAAAAGGGTTTGCCGGCGGAGTCGGAACCGCTCTGCGGCAGGAACGACGTCGCATAGCTGGCGTAGGGCGCCAGGCCGTTATCGAACAGGTAGAGCGCGCCGACCGAGCCGGTAGTGGCCGAATTGGTGATCTTGCTGTTGATGTCGCTACCGAACTGGTCGCCATTGGAGCGGGCATGCACCCAGTCGCGCCGCAGCCCGGCGGACAGGCGCCAGCGATCGAGCTCGATCTGATCCTGCAGATAGACACCGGCGCGGTGCTCCAGGCCATCCCTGTCGACCAGCACGGTGTCGGGACGAGCGATCGGTTGATGATAGTCGGGGGCATCGAGGTCGAGCGACGGTGCGCTGCCCGTGGCATACAACAGCTCGGTATCGAGCCAGGCATAGTCCACGCCACTGACCAGCGTGTGTTGCAGAGTGCCGGTGTCGAAACGACTTGTCAGCCGGGTATCGGTGGACAGCGTGGCCATGTCCTCGTAGCTGCCGGCGGTGCTGCGAGGGAGCATGTTGTCGGCGCCGACCGGCCCGACATCCAGGTATTGATTGGTGGTGTCCAGCTGACCGTATCGCAGGTTCTGCTGCAGGCTGAAGGTGTCGTTGAAGGCATGCTCGAACTCGTAGCCGACCGTCCACTTGCGCTGTTCGAGCTTGTCGAAATACTCGTCGCCCTGCCAGATGTCGGTGAGGTGATCGCCATCCTGATAGAGCATCGGCGACGCCGCCGTCTGCCGCTCCTGGTACTGGGCCAGCAGCGTCAGGCTGGTATCCGGGTCGATCTGCCAGCTCAGCGAAGGCGCCAGCAGGCGCGCGTTGTTGTCCATCTGCTCGATGGAATACTCGGCATCCCGATAGATGCCCACGGTGCGGAACAGCACATCGCCCGCTTCATCCAGCTTGCCGCCCACATCGAACTGGCCCTGCCGATGAGCGTAGTTGCCAACCTGCACTTCCACTTCATTGTTCGCCAGCAGGCTTGGCCGCTTGCTGACCCGGTTCACCATGCCACCGGGGCTGATCTGCCCATACAAGACGGAGGCCGGCCCCTTGAGTACTTCGATGCGCTCCAGGCTGTACGCCTCGAGGGAAGGCAAGGCCAACCAGCCACTGCCAGCCTGGCGCAGGCCATCCAGAAAATCGGCGGACTGGGTGGTCTCGAAGCCACGCACGTTGATGGTGTCGAAGCGCGGATCCAGGCCCGACCCGCCGACTCGCACACCCGCCGTGTAAGCGACCGCGTCCTCGACCCGGTTGACCTTGCGATCGGCGATCTGCTCGGCCGTCACCACACTGATGCTTTGCGCGGTTTCCAGGATCGGCCTGTCGCTCTTGGTGGCACTGCTGGCGTTACTGGAGAAGTAACCACCCGCCGGTTCGAAGGCGCTCTGCGTCGCTGCCGCCTCGATGCTCGTGGCCTCGAGCTGCATACTGGCCTCGGCCTTGCCCGGCAGCACCACGTAGCCCGACGTGGTCTTGTGGGCGACCAGGCCGCTACCATCGAGCAGCTTCGCCAGCCCGTCCTCCAGCGGGCCGCCACCCGAAAGGCCCGGGCTGTTCAGGCCACGCACCGTATCCGGCGAGTAGGACAAGGTGATTCCGGTGCGCTCGGCAAAGGTGCTCAGCGCTTGCTCCAGCGGCCCGGCCGCGATACGCGGGGCGACGACTGCAGCGACTGGCTGGGCAGCCTGCACCGTCACGCTCGCCGTTGCGCCAAGCAAGGCCAGCGCCAGGCAGACGGCACCTGACAACGTACGGGGCTGAAGCTGAAATGGCAGGGGGCTGGCAGCACGCATGAAGGTATCCATTGAGGGAGTGATTCCCTCTAACCGGACGAGCCGGAAAAGTCCGACATTGGATTTGCAAATCCGGTTTTCATCGGCGGTTATGTGGCGGGAGCGGTCGGTGAGCAGAACACTTTTGTAGGAGCGGCTTTAGCCGCGAGCTCTTTGTTT harbors:
- a CDS encoding alpha/beta hydrolase, encoding MIAIGVRVAVLSALLLGSLAVAQAEPVVLDGTEQWMLKSAEGREYRIMISLPEGDVPYTGGYPVIYLLDGNAYFPAFHAAKRAQKRLRGSILVAIGYPGDTPLDVGRRAFDLSPPPPVERNTPPQGGQDLFLDFIEERLMPEVGKRFKVDPDQRSLVGHSFGGMFGIYTLFTRPELFQHVVAVSPTLWWRDRYLLAPERAFFERAHAGQLNLIHSSLTLLIGDREAPQSIQDARALQLRLQALSQYGLRSDFQIESGEDHMSVMFRVTSRVLDELIGTRRF
- a CDS encoding TonB-dependent siderophore receptor encodes the protein MRAASPLPFQLQPRTLSGAVCLALALLGATASVTVQAAQPVAAVVAPRIAAGPLEQALSTFAERTGITLSYSPDTVRGLNSPGLSGGGPLEDGLAKLLDGSGLVAHKTTSGYVVLPGKAEASMQLEATSIEAAATQSAFEPAGGYFSSNASSATKSDRPILETAQSISVVTAEQIADRKVNRVEDAVAYTAGVRVGGSGLDPRFDTINVRGFETTQSADFLDGLRQAGSGWLALPSLEAYSLERIEVLKGPASVLYGQISPGGMVNRVSKRPSLLANNEVEVQVGNYAHRQGQFDVGGKLDEAGDVLFRTVGIYRDAEYSIEQMDNNARLLAPSLSWQIDPDTSLTLLAQYQERQTAASPMLYQDGDHLTDIWQGDEYFDKLEQRKWTVGYEFEHAFNDTFSLQQNLRYGQLDTTNQYLDVGPVGADNMLPRSTAGSYEDMATLSTDTRLTSRFDTGTLQHTLVSGVDYAWLDTELLYATGSAPSLDLDAPDYHQPIARPDTVLVDRDGLEHRAGVYLQDQIELDRWRLSAGLRRDWVHARSNGDQFGSDINSKITNSATTGSVGALYLFDNGLAPYASYATSFLPQSGSDSAGKPFSPSEGEQYEVGLKYQPPGTSTLLTASLYHLTQTNVVTRDPANSSFQVQTGEQVSRGLELEAVSDLSDSLRMTAGYSFNDAEVSKDSDYQGKAPKNVPRHLASLWLDYRLPFGLGVSGGARYTGSTYGNGDNTLKNEAYTLIDAGVHYDFGGGLDGVRLALNARNLTDKRYINCQDSNCYRGEARSVVTSLSYSW